In the genome of Triticum urartu cultivar G1812 chromosome 5, Tu2.1, whole genome shotgun sequence, one region contains:
- the LOC125510226 gene encoding probable serine/threonine-protein kinase WNK5 — protein sequence MPGWAPSRRFDQEECIEVAWNRVRLRALDPAMVDRRHAEVRLLRSLHRDHIIGFHEVWLDHDAGVLNFITEVCNSASLREYFDRHKHVSVKALKKWALLEGLDHLHTRDPCIIHRDRTCSNVFSNGNTGHECLLVPGADGWGSADLAEIVNFLGIMQSDSVERNATLCSLRLTFL from the exons ATGCCGGGATGGGCTCCGTCAAGAAGGTTCGACCAGGAGGAGTGCATCGAGGTGGCGTGGAACCGGGTGCGCCTGCGCGCGCTGGACCCCGCCATGGTCGACCGCCGCCATGCCGAGGTGCGCCTTCTCCGCTCCCTCCATCGTGACCACATCATAGGCTTCCACGAGGTCTGGCTCGACCACGACGCTGGCGTGCTGAACTTCATCACCGAGGTCTGCAACTCGGCGAGCCTTCGCGAGTATTTCGACCGCCACAAGCACGTCTCCGTCAAAGCGCTCAAGAAGTGGGCGCTCCTTGAGGGCCTTGACCACCTCCACACCCGCGACCCCTGCATCATCCACCGCGACCGTACTTGCAGCAACGTCTTCAGCAACGGCAACACCGGCCAT GAATGCTTGCTTGTACCTGGTGCTGATGGTTGGGGTTCTGCAGACTTGGCAGAGATTGTGAATTTTCTCGGTATCATGCAAAGCGATTCAGTTGAGAGGAATGCAACTCTTTGTTCTTTGAGGCTTACTTTTCTTTAG